A region from the Variovorax sp. RKNM96 genome encodes:
- a CDS encoding ABC transporter ATP-binding protein, with amino-acid sequence MLETRDLTIRFGGHVAVNSVSCAFAPGTLTAIVGPNGAGKTTYFNLISGQLKASAGTVSLDGQSLSGMSPSARTHAGLGRAFQLTNLFPNLTVLENVRLAVQATREGAHRRGLNLWSIWSDHKALTERADQILADVALKSREHATVASLPHGDQRKLEVALLMALEPKVFMFDEPTAGMNAAEAPVILDLIRKLKQDKTKTILLVEHKMDVVRELADRIIVLHNGTLVADGEPAEVIASPVVQEAYLGIAKEAAA; translated from the coding sequence ATGCTTGAGACCCGAGACCTGACCATCCGCTTCGGTGGGCACGTGGCCGTCAACAGTGTGAGCTGCGCTTTTGCGCCGGGCACGCTGACGGCCATCGTCGGCCCCAACGGGGCGGGCAAGACCACCTACTTCAACCTGATCTCGGGGCAGCTCAAGGCGAGCGCCGGCACGGTGTCGCTCGACGGGCAATCGCTCTCGGGCATGTCGCCGTCCGCGCGCACGCACGCGGGGCTGGGGCGGGCCTTCCAGCTCACCAACCTGTTCCCCAACCTCACGGTGCTGGAGAACGTGCGCCTGGCGGTGCAGGCCACGCGCGAGGGCGCGCATCGGCGGGGCCTCAACCTCTGGAGCATCTGGAGCGACCACAAGGCGCTGACCGAGCGCGCGGACCAGATCCTCGCGGACGTGGCGCTGAAATCGCGCGAGCACGCCACGGTTGCCAGCCTGCCGCACGGCGACCAGCGCAAGCTCGAGGTGGCGCTGCTCATGGCGCTGGAGCCCAAGGTCTTCATGTTCGACGAACCCACGGCCGGCATGAATGCGGCCGAGGCGCCGGTCATCCTCGATCTGATCCGCAAGCTCAAGCAGGACAAGACCAAGACCATCCTGCTGGTCGAGCACAAGATGGACGTGGTGCGCGAACTTGCGGACCGCATCATCGTGCTGCACAACGGCACGCTGGTGGCCGATGGCGAACCGGCCGAGGTGATCGCCTCGCCGGTGGTGCAGGAGGCCTACCTGGGCATTGCGAAGGAGGCCGCCGCATGA
- a CDS encoding PHB depolymerase family esterase, with the protein MQAMRRNWKGLAAAAAMTVAAHAAMAAVPLPALNANPAEVSVSGLSAGGFMAVQLHVAYSATFKRGAGIVAGGPYYCAEGSVLNATGRCMTHSTSIPVSTLVSTTNNWAASGAIDPVSNMTGSKVYLFSGTADNTVKQAVMDDLKTYYQSFVPTANTVYKNNLGAGHAMVTDDYGGSCGTTATPYINNCGFDLAGEILTHLYGPLNPRNNGTLGGTFTEFNQSEFITGHGAAATGWIYVPQACTTASCRVHLVLHGCKQNYTDVGDQYVRKTGYNRWADTNNIVLIYPQTSTAATNSCWDWWGYDNANYAKKSGPQMAAMKAMVDRVTSSGGGSSLPAPTGVGTSGATASSMVIGWAGVSGATGYNVYRGGSKVNAAPVAGTNYTDTGLAASTTYSWTVAALDASNAQGAMSTAATGTTTSSGTGGTCYTASNYTHTMAGRAYALYGLTYAYGSGQSMGLWNIYVTTTLKQTGPNYYVIGTC; encoded by the coding sequence ATGCAAGCGATGAGAAGGAACTGGAAGGGACTGGCCGCGGCTGCGGCAATGACGGTGGCGGCGCATGCCGCGATGGCGGCGGTGCCGCTGCCGGCGCTCAACGCCAATCCGGCGGAGGTGAGCGTGTCGGGCCTCTCGGCGGGCGGCTTCATGGCGGTGCAACTGCACGTGGCCTATTCGGCCACCTTCAAGCGCGGCGCCGGCATCGTGGCCGGCGGTCCGTACTACTGCGCCGAAGGCTCGGTGCTCAATGCCACGGGGCGCTGCATGACGCACAGCACCAGCATCCCGGTGTCCACGCTCGTGAGCACCACCAACAACTGGGCCGCGAGCGGCGCGATCGACCCGGTGTCGAACATGACCGGCTCGAAGGTCTACCTGTTCTCGGGCACCGCCGACAACACCGTCAAACAGGCGGTGATGGACGACCTGAAGACCTACTACCAGAGCTTCGTGCCGACCGCCAACACGGTCTACAAGAACAACCTGGGCGCGGGCCACGCGATGGTCACCGACGACTACGGCGGCTCATGCGGCACCACCGCCACGCCCTACATCAACAACTGCGGCTTCGACCTCGCGGGCGAGATCCTCACGCACCTGTACGGCCCGCTGAACCCGCGCAACAACGGCACGCTGGGCGGCACCTTCACCGAGTTCAACCAGTCGGAATTCATCACCGGCCACGGCGCGGCGGCCACGGGCTGGATCTACGTGCCGCAGGCCTGCACCACCGCCTCGTGCCGCGTGCACCTGGTGCTGCACGGCTGCAAGCAGAACTACACCGACGTGGGCGACCAGTACGTCAGGAAGACCGGCTACAACCGCTGGGCCGACACCAACAACATCGTGCTCATCTACCCGCAGACCAGCACCGCGGCCACCAACAGCTGCTGGGACTGGTGGGGCTACGACAACGCGAACTACGCGAAGAAGTCGGGCCCGCAGATGGCGGCGATGAAGGCCATGGTCGACCGCGTGACCAGCTCGGGCGGCGGCTCGTCGCTGCCGGCGCCCACCGGCGTGGGCACCTCGGGCGCGACCGCCAGCAGCATGGTGATCGGCTGGGCGGGCGTCTCGGGCGCCACCGGCTACAACGTGTACCGCGGCGGCAGCAAGGTCAACGCGGCGCCGGTCGCCGGGACCAACTACACCGACACGGGCCTCGCCGCATCCACCACCTACAGCTGGACCGTGGCCGCGCTGGACGCGAGCAACGCGCAGGGCGCGATGTCGACGGCGGCCACCGGCACCACCACCTCGAGCGGCACCGGCGGCACCTGCTACACCGCGAGCAACTACACCCACACGATGGCCGGGCGCGCCTACGCGCTGTATGGCCTGACCTATGCCTACGGCTCGGGGCAGTCGATGGGCCTGTGGAACATCTACGTCACCACCACGCTGAAGCAGACCGGCCCGAACTACTACGTGATCGGCACCTGTTGA
- a CDS encoding ABC transporter ATP-binding protein, with amino-acid sequence MTAPNLLTLEGVQTHIGAYHILHGVDLAVPKGQLTMLLGRNGAGKTTTLRTIMGLWHASQGRVRFADKDITALQTPQIAGLGIAYVPENMGIFSDLTVKENMLLAARAAKNAGQIDDTRLKWIFKLFPAVEKFWNHPAGKLSGGQKQMLAVSRAIVEPRELLLIDEPSKGLAPVMINNMIDAFAELKRSGVTILLVEQNINFAQRLGDNVAVMDNGRVVHSGSMAAFSADAQLQQSLLGLAL; translated from the coding sequence ATGACCGCTCCGAATCTTTTGACCCTCGAAGGCGTGCAGACGCACATCGGGGCGTACCACATCCTCCACGGCGTAGACCTCGCCGTGCCCAAGGGCCAGCTCACCATGCTGCTGGGCCGCAACGGCGCGGGAAAGACGACCACGCTGCGAACCATCATGGGCCTGTGGCATGCATCGCAAGGCCGGGTGCGCTTCGCCGACAAGGACATCACCGCGCTGCAGACGCCGCAGATCGCGGGCCTGGGCATCGCCTACGTGCCCGAGAACATGGGCATCTTCTCCGACCTCACGGTGAAAGAGAACATGCTGCTCGCCGCGCGCGCCGCGAAGAACGCTGGGCAGATCGACGACACGCGTCTGAAGTGGATCTTCAAGCTCTTTCCCGCGGTCGAGAAGTTCTGGAACCACCCGGCCGGCAAGCTCTCGGGCGGGCAGAAGCAGATGCTGGCGGTCTCGCGCGCCATCGTCGAGCCGCGCGAACTGCTCTTGATCGACGAGCCCAGCAAGGGCCTCGCGCCCGTGATGATCAACAACATGATCGACGCCTTCGCCGAACTCAAGCGCAGCGGCGTGACGATCCTGCTGGTGGAGCAGAACATCAACTTCGCCCAGCGCCTGGGCGACAACGTCGCGGTGATGGACAACGGCCGCGTGGTTCACAGCGGCTCGATGGCGGCGTTCTCCGCCGATGCGCAACTGCAGCAATCGCTGCTCGGACTGGCCCTATGA
- a CDS encoding sigma 54-interacting transcriptional regulator — protein MPAAPAAPPALPPALPLDAEGILALAARSMFHLFSSISQGMFLVDSSGRIVWVNEGYRRFLPALGFSSIDQFQGHMVEDVIPNTQMRRVLETGEPILVDLLTNKAGTFVVSRIPLRAESDGPEGGAGDVIGAIGIVLFDQPETTLQPLISKFALLQRDLDDARRELASQRNNPLYQHAPDGQRRSKYTFASFIGSSPAAVEVKRHARRAAQSTSPVLLLGETGTGKELLAHAIHASSARAKGMFVSVNIAAVPDTLLEAEFFGFAPGAFTGADRRGREGKFKLADGGSLFLDEIGDMPLGLQAKLLRALQEGEIEPLGSNKLVPFDARVIAATSRDLPELVRRGLFREDLYYRLNVLPLRVPPLRERRSDIPALVEALGEDMALRSGEAPPELTPDALALLAGQHWRGNIRELRNVLEQVTMRSDSQRIDAVQLERILREAGLEQIELPDLSHAGGDEEAALLRPLAQQVAELERKAIAAAMASTGGNKLATSRLLGISRATLYERMTNQER, from the coding sequence ATGCCTGCTGCCCCAGCCGCTCCCCCCGCCTTGCCCCCTGCGTTGCCCCTTGATGCAGAGGGCATCCTCGCGCTCGCCGCGCGCTCGATGTTCCATCTGTTCTCCAGCATCAGCCAGGGCATGTTCCTGGTGGACAGCAGCGGGCGCATCGTCTGGGTGAACGAAGGCTACCGGCGCTTTCTGCCGGCGCTGGGCTTCTCGTCCATCGACCAGTTCCAGGGCCACATGGTCGAGGACGTGATCCCCAACACGCAGATGCGGCGCGTGCTCGAGACCGGCGAGCCGATCCTCGTGGACCTCTTGACCAACAAGGCGGGCACCTTCGTGGTCAGCCGCATTCCTCTGCGTGCGGAGAGCGATGGCCCCGAGGGCGGCGCAGGCGACGTGATCGGCGCCATCGGCATCGTGCTGTTCGACCAGCCCGAGACCACGCTGCAGCCGCTGATCAGCAAGTTCGCATTGCTGCAGCGCGACCTCGACGACGCGCGGCGCGAACTCGCGAGCCAGCGCAACAACCCGCTCTACCAGCACGCGCCCGACGGGCAGCGGCGCTCCAAGTACACATTTGCGAGCTTCATCGGCAGCAGTCCGGCGGCGGTGGAGGTGAAGCGCCATGCGCGCCGCGCGGCGCAGTCGACCAGCCCCGTGCTGCTGCTCGGAGAGACCGGCACCGGCAAGGAGCTGCTCGCGCATGCGATCCATGCGTCGTCGGCGCGCGCCAAGGGCATGTTCGTCAGCGTCAACATCGCCGCCGTGCCCGACACCTTGCTCGAAGCCGAGTTCTTCGGCTTCGCACCCGGCGCCTTCACCGGCGCCGACAGGCGAGGGCGCGAAGGCAAGTTCAAGCTGGCCGACGGCGGCAGCCTCTTCCTCGACGAGATCGGCGACATGCCGCTCGGCCTGCAGGCCAAGCTGCTGCGCGCGCTGCAAGAGGGCGAGATCGAGCCGCTCGGCTCCAACAAGCTCGTGCCCTTCGATGCCCGAGTGATCGCCGCCACTTCGCGCGACCTGCCCGAGCTGGTGCGTCGCGGCCTGTTTCGCGAAGACCTTTACTACCGCCTCAACGTGCTGCCCTTGCGCGTGCCGCCGCTGAGGGAGCGGCGCAGCGATATCCCCGCGCTGGTCGAGGCGCTCGGCGAAGACATGGCGCTGCGCAGCGGCGAGGCGCCGCCCGAGCTCACGCCCGACGCACTCGCGCTGCTCGCGGGCCAGCACTGGCGCGGCAACATCCGCGAACTGCGCAACGTGCTGGAGCAGGTGACCATGCGCAGCGATTCGCAGCGCATCGATGCCGTGCAGCTCGAACGCATCCTGCGCGAAGCCGGGCTGGAGCAGATCGAGCTGCCCGACCTGTCGCATGCAGGTGGCGATGAAGAAGCCGCGCTGCTGCGGCCCCTGGCGCAGCAGGTCGCGGAGCTGGAGCGCAAGGCCATCGCAGCGGCCATGGCGAGCACGGGCGGCAACAAGCTGGCGACATCGCGGCTGCTCGGCATTTCGCGCGCGACCTTGTATGAGCGCATGACGAACCAGGAGCGCTGA
- a CDS encoding DUF4272 domain-containing protein — MKGLFAKLKDALVKPAAPAPAVQADASPQEGMLINAYCTCAEVPALQFAHTMAARRDLSDPELAPHLEGFIGYVLGRGNGEMSRNRYHVMRHIQRVRQHLSLVVEDAQLDAFADWAVQANAILFLRDGGIRDPHGEILLSANGEEGDGRVAVPYPSQAWERKARTEAFLSARQMPPPAHLPPLISEPELRLRTPQDIAGRAFALLAVAVQAESVAAGDPLPVETLFGRLPSARAHLTPKELAFLSQKAPSELEVAQFGWRYECVFLLEWVMGLVDELPFPAAICDVPLTTRLLLDAHDEQALMRAMRVRPDSEILDALDLHYRLHWLARQAELKAQAVPAGLDPGVILERHHVLNWLVRFENKEWDEVDTPT, encoded by the coding sequence ATGAAGGGTCTGTTCGCGAAGCTCAAAGATGCGCTGGTGAAACCCGCGGCGCCGGCGCCAGCGGTGCAGGCGGATGCCAGCCCGCAAGAGGGGATGCTGATCAACGCGTATTGCACTTGCGCCGAGGTTCCGGCGCTCCAGTTCGCACACACGATGGCGGCGCGCCGCGACCTCTCCGATCCCGAGCTCGCCCCGCACCTCGAAGGGTTCATCGGCTATGTGCTGGGCCGCGGCAATGGCGAGATGTCGCGCAACCGCTATCACGTGATGCGGCACATCCAGCGGGTGCGACAGCACTTGAGCCTCGTCGTCGAGGATGCGCAACTCGATGCCTTTGCCGATTGGGCGGTGCAGGCCAATGCGATCCTGTTCCTGCGCGATGGAGGCATTCGCGATCCGCATGGCGAGATCCTGCTGTCCGCGAATGGCGAGGAGGGCGACGGGCGCGTCGCCGTTCCCTATCCCTCGCAGGCGTGGGAGAGAAAGGCGCGCACGGAAGCGTTTCTTTCGGCAAGACAAATGCCGCCGCCCGCACATCTGCCGCCGCTCATCTCGGAGCCCGAACTGCGATTGCGCACACCGCAGGACATCGCCGGCAGGGCGTTCGCGCTGCTTGCGGTGGCGGTACAGGCCGAGTCGGTCGCGGCCGGTGATCCGTTGCCCGTCGAGACCCTGTTCGGGCGCCTGCCATCGGCCCGGGCGCACCTGACGCCGAAGGAACTGGCTTTTCTTTCCCAGAAGGCGCCGTCAGAGTTGGAGGTCGCGCAGTTCGGCTGGCGCTACGAATGCGTGTTCCTCCTGGAATGGGTGATGGGCCTCGTGGACGAGCTGCCGTTTCCCGCCGCCATTTGCGACGTGCCGTTGACGACCCGCCTCCTGCTGGACGCGCACGACGAGCAAGCCTTGATGCGCGCGATGCGGGTGCGACCGGACAGCGAAATCCTCGACGCCCTCGACCTGCACTACCGCCTCCACTGGCTGGCACGCCAGGCCGAGCTCAAGGCACAGGCCGTGCCGGCGGGGCTCGATCCCGGCGTGATCCTCGAGCGCCACCATGTGCTGAACTGGCTGGTCCGCTTCGAGAACAAGGAATGGGATGAAGTCGATACGCCGACCTGA
- a CDS encoding efflux RND transporter periplasmic adaptor subunit: MKTMKRSTLILALLALVIVVVAAVWLVRKPSGTPAEQAAAAKAKDGASAPKPALTVTVAKPEATELTVTLAANGNVAAWQEAVVGSESNGLRLAEVRVNVGDVVKKGQVLAVFSPETVQADIAQSRASLAEARATAADAAGNAARARTLQATGALSQQQINQYQTTEQTAKARVEAAEAVLAAQQVRGRNTQVLAPDDGVISARTATVGSVVAAGTELFRLIRQGRLEWRAEVTSAELARIAVGTPAFVVSASGAQVRGKVRSIAPTVDPQTRAALVYVDLPTVLQNTGVKAGMFARGDFELGRSSAPTVPQASIVPRDGFNNVFVLQPDNRVSQIKVQIGRRLNDRIEITSALPEGSQVVVQGAGFLNDGDLVRVVAATTPAAATAPAATAAQPAKSAASAAVAK, from the coding sequence ATGAAAACAATGAAGCGTTCCACCCTCATCCTCGCGCTGCTGGCGCTCGTCATCGTCGTCGTCGCGGCCGTGTGGCTCGTGCGCAAGCCCTCGGGCACGCCCGCCGAACAGGCCGCGGCAGCGAAGGCAAAAGACGGCGCATCGGCACCCAAGCCCGCGCTCACCGTCACCGTCGCCAAGCCCGAAGCCACCGAGCTGACCGTGACGCTCGCGGCCAACGGCAACGTCGCAGCCTGGCAGGAAGCCGTGGTCGGCTCCGAATCCAACGGCCTGCGGCTCGCCGAAGTGCGCGTGAACGTGGGCGACGTGGTCAAGAAGGGCCAGGTGCTCGCGGTCTTCTCGCCCGAGACGGTGCAGGCCGACATCGCGCAGTCGCGCGCCTCCCTCGCTGAAGCCCGCGCCACCGCGGCCGATGCCGCCGGCAACGCCGCGCGCGCCCGCACGCTGCAGGCCACCGGCGCGCTGAGCCAGCAGCAGATCAACCAGTACCAGACCACCGAGCAGACCGCCAAGGCGCGCGTCGAGGCCGCCGAGGCCGTGCTCGCCGCGCAGCAGGTGCGCGGGCGCAACACGCAGGTGCTGGCGCCGGACGACGGCGTGATCTCCGCGCGCACCGCCACGGTGGGCAGCGTGGTCGCGGCGGGCACCGAGCTCTTCCGCCTGATCCGTCAGGGCCGCCTCGAATGGCGCGCCGAAGTCACCTCGGCGGAACTCGCCCGCATCGCGGTCGGCACGCCCGCCTTCGTGGTCAGCGCCAGCGGCGCGCAGGTGCGCGGCAAGGTGCGCAGCATCGCGCCCACGGTCGATCCGCAGACGCGCGCGGCACTGGTCTACGTCGACCTGCCCACGGTGCTGCAGAACACGGGTGTGAAGGCCGGCATGTTCGCGCGCGGCGACTTCGAACTCGGCCGCAGCTCGGCGCCCACGGTGCCACAGGCCTCCATCGTTCCGCGCGACGGCTTCAACAACGTGTTCGTGCTGCAGCCCGACAACCGCGTCTCGCAGATCAAGGTGCAGATCGGCCGCCGGCTGAACGACCGCATCGAGATCACGAGCGCGCTGCCCGAGGGCTCGCAGGTCGTGGTGCAGGGCGCCGGTTTCCTGAACGACGGCGATCTGGTGCGCGTGGTGGCGGCAACGACGCCGGCCGCAGCAACTGCACCGGCAGCGACAGCAGCCCAGCCGGCGAAATCCGCAGCCTCCGCCGCGGTCGCCAAGTAA
- a CDS encoding CerR family C-terminal domain-containing protein has translation MNARDPITSTPRRAPRADGAEARHRLLHTALRLFAQKGFAKTSTREIAREAGVNISAISYYFSDKNGLYGACFTEPMGGDSDDLVAICSTPGLTLHEALRICFTSVIEPLKQGEIVRQCIQLHMREMLEPTSQWAKEIERDIKGPHRAIAELLCRHLKLDRADDDIHRLTFAITGLSMQLYVNQDFIEAVRPSLLRTPRSIDTWADRLTVYAMALVQAEAARREALADDDKSATAPAPASAPARAARKKP, from the coding sequence ATGAACGCGAGGGATCCCATCACTTCCACGCCGCGCCGCGCACCTCGCGCCGACGGCGCCGAGGCGCGCCATCGCCTCCTGCACACCGCGCTGCGGCTCTTCGCGCAGAAAGGGTTCGCCAAGACCTCCACGCGCGAGATCGCCCGCGAGGCCGGGGTCAACATCTCGGCCATCAGCTACTACTTCAGCGACAAGAACGGTCTGTACGGCGCCTGTTTCACCGAGCCGATGGGCGGCGACTCCGACGACCTGGTCGCCATCTGCAGCACGCCCGGCCTCACGCTCCATGAGGCGCTGCGCATCTGCTTCACCTCGGTGATCGAGCCGCTCAAGCAGGGCGAGATCGTGCGGCAATGCATCCAGCTGCACATGCGCGAGATGCTGGAGCCGACCAGCCAGTGGGCCAAGGAAATCGAGCGCGACATCAAGGGCCCGCACCGCGCCATCGCCGAGCTGCTGTGCCGCCACCTCAAGCTCGACCGTGCCGACGACGACATCCACCGCCTGACCTTCGCGATCACGGGGCTGTCGATGCAGCTCTACGTGAACCAGGACTTCATCGAGGCCGTTCGCCCTTCGCTGCTGCGCACGCCGCGCAGCATCGACACCTGGGCCGACCGCCTCACGGTCTACGCCATGGCGCTGGTGCAGGCCGAAGCCGCACGCCGCGAGGCGCTGGCTGACGACGACAAATCCGCAACCGCGCCTGCACCTGCATCGGCACCCGCACGCGCCGCGAGAAAGAAGCCATGA
- a CDS encoding substrate-binding domain-containing protein, producing the protein MIRRHLVALAALSACAAAAPAWAQSNEIRIAHIYSKTGALEAYGKQTQTGFMMGLEYATGGTMEVAGKKLVVIEKDDQGKPDLGKSLLAAAYSDDKAALAVGPTASGVALAMLPVAEEYKKILLVEPAVADSITGDKWNKYIFRTGRNSSQDAISNAVAVDKAGVTVATLAQDNAFGRDGVKAFGAALKKAKLVHEEYLPPATTDFTAGAQRLIDKLKDQPGRKIIWIVWAGAGNPFKIVDLDLKRYNIEIATGGNILPAMAAYKALPGMEGAAYYYFGIPKNPVNEAMVSAHYKQFKTPPDFFTAGGFSAAMAVVTALKKTNGDTNTNKLISTMEGMSFDTPKGKMTFRKEDHQAMQSMYHFKIKVDPAFAWGVPELVHEIKPEEMDIPIKNKR; encoded by the coding sequence ATGATCCGTCGCCACCTCGTCGCGCTGGCCGCGCTTTCCGCCTGCGCCGCTGCCGCCCCCGCCTGGGCCCAGTCCAACGAAATCCGCATCGCCCACATCTACAGCAAGACCGGCGCACTGGAGGCCTACGGCAAGCAGACGCAGACCGGCTTCATGATGGGCCTCGAGTACGCCACCGGCGGCACGATGGAGGTCGCCGGCAAGAAGCTCGTGGTCATCGAGAAGGACGACCAGGGCAAGCCCGACCTGGGCAAGTCGCTGCTGGCCGCCGCGTATTCGGATGACAAGGCCGCGCTGGCCGTCGGCCCGACCGCCTCGGGCGTGGCGCTCGCGATGCTGCCGGTGGCCGAGGAATACAAGAAGATCCTGCTGGTCGAGCCCGCCGTGGCCGACTCGATCACCGGCGACAAGTGGAACAAGTACATCTTCCGCACCGGCCGCAATTCGAGCCAGGACGCGATCTCCAACGCGGTGGCGGTCGACAAGGCCGGCGTCACCGTCGCCACGCTCGCGCAGGACAACGCCTTCGGCCGCGACGGCGTGAAGGCCTTCGGCGCCGCGCTCAAGAAAGCGAAGCTGGTGCACGAGGAATACCTGCCGCCCGCGACCACCGACTTCACCGCCGGCGCGCAGCGCCTGATCGACAAGCTGAAGGACCAGCCGGGCCGCAAGATCATCTGGATCGTCTGGGCCGGCGCGGGCAACCCGTTCAAGATCGTCGACCTCGACCTCAAGCGCTACAACATCGAGATCGCCACCGGCGGCAACATCCTGCCGGCCATGGCTGCGTACAAGGCGCTGCCGGGCATGGAGGGCGCGGCGTACTACTACTTCGGCATTCCGAAGAACCCGGTGAACGAAGCGATGGTGTCGGCGCACTACAAGCAGTTCAAGACGCCGCCGGACTTCTTCACGGCCGGCGGTTTCTCGGCCGCGATGGCGGTGGTGACGGCGCTGAAGAAGACCAACGGCGACACCAACACCAACAAGCTCATCAGCACCATGGAAGGCATGAGCTTCGACACGCCCAAGGGCAAGATGACCTTCCGCAAGGAAGACCACCAGGCGATGCAGTCGATGTACCACTTCAAGATCAAGGTCGACCCGGCGTTCGCCTGGGGCGTGCCGGAGCTGGTCCACGAAATCAAGCCTGAAGAGATGGACATCCCGATCAAGAACAAGCGCTGA
- a CDS encoding efflux transporter outer membrane subunit, with the protein MRRLRLIASRSLLPLGLSLGLAGCGLMRPPATVEAPFPPQWNAPLPHGGSLASLADWWRQLDDPLLVELIAAAEAASPNLASAAARVAEARSTRVQAGAALLPSLDGTASASRGVSGSSFSGGGTGSSSSSSSSSASATAPLTTLQAGIQSKWEIDLFGRLRADRDSAQQKLDSATAKWHDARVAVAAETANAYFAERACRQQLRVSESDAKSRSETSRLTDLSAGAGFTAPADAALARASASDASGRLTQQRAQCAVQRKALVALSGIDEPTLAQKLAVSHTQRALVVMGSIESVPAAALSQRPDVYAAELAVASASADVGSAEAERYPKLTLSGSIGRMQIRTSGFRESLDTWTVGPVSLTVPLLDGGARKANTDAARARYTEAVSLYRANVRQAVREVEEALVNLDATDARSTDADSAVKNYQASFDATQARYSSGLASLFELEDSRRTLFAAQTARVTLQRERAEAWVSLYRSMGGGWNRTESSQSMTSTSTSKVATSP; encoded by the coding sequence ATGAGACGACTCCGATTGATTGCCTCCCGCAGCCTCCTCCCGCTGGGCTTGAGCCTGGGCCTCGCGGGCTGCGGCCTGATGCGCCCACCGGCCACGGTCGAGGCACCGTTTCCCCCGCAATGGAATGCGCCCCTGCCCCACGGCGGCTCGCTCGCATCGCTGGCCGACTGGTGGCGCCAGCTCGACGATCCGTTGCTGGTCGAACTGATCGCCGCCGCCGAAGCCGCCAGCCCCAATCTCGCGAGCGCCGCGGCGCGCGTGGCCGAGGCGCGCTCCACGCGCGTGCAGGCCGGCGCGGCGCTGCTGCCCAGCCTGGACGGCACGGCGTCGGCGAGCCGGGGCGTCTCGGGCTCTTCCTTCAGCGGAGGTGGCACGGGCTCCTCGTCGAGCAGCAGCAGCAGCAGTGCCTCCGCCACCGCACCGCTCACCACGCTGCAGGCCGGCATTCAGTCGAAGTGGGAGATCGATCTTTTCGGCCGCCTGCGCGCCGACCGCGATTCCGCTCAGCAAAAACTCGACAGCGCCACCGCCAAATGGCACGACGCGCGCGTGGCCGTCGCGGCCGAAACCGCCAACGCCTATTTCGCCGAGCGCGCCTGCCGGCAGCAGCTGCGTGTGTCCGAGTCCGATGCCAAGTCGCGCAGCGAAACCTCGCGGCTCACCGACCTCTCGGCGGGTGCCGGCTTCACTGCGCCGGCCGATGCGGCCCTCGCCCGCGCCAGCGCGTCCGACGCCTCGGGCCGCCTCACGCAACAGCGCGCCCAGTGCGCGGTGCAGCGCAAGGCGCTGGTGGCGCTCAGCGGCATCGACGAACCCACGCTCGCGCAGAAGCTCGCGGTCTCGCACACGCAGCGCGCGCTGGTGGTGATGGGCAGCATCGAGAGCGTGCCGGCAGCGGCGCTGTCGCAGCGGCCCGACGTGTATGCGGCCGAACTTGCCGTGGCATCGGCCAGCGCCGATGTGGGCTCGGCCGAGGCCGAGCGCTATCCCAAGCTCACCCTCTCGGGCTCCATCGGCCGCATGCAGATCCGCACCAGCGGCTTTCGCGAGTCGCTGGACACCTGGACGGTCGGGCCGGTGTCGCTCACCGTGCCGCTGCTGGACGGCGGTGCCCGCAAGGCCAACACCGACGCGGCCAGGGCGCGCTACACCGAAGCCGTGTCGCTCTACCGCGCGAATGTGCGGCAGGCGGTGCGCGAGGTCGAAGAGGCGCTCGTCAACCTCGACGCGACCGACGCCCGCAGCACCGACGCCGACAGCGCGGTGAAGAACTACCAGGCCTCCTTCGACGCCACGCAGGCCCGCTACAGCAGCGGCCTGGCGAGCCTGTTCGAGCTGGAGGATTCGCGCCGCACCCTCTTTGCCGCGCAGACCGCGCGCGTCACGCTGCAGCGCGAACGCGCCGAAGCCTGGGTTTCGCTGTACCGCTCGATGGGCGGCGGCTGGAACCGCACCGAATCGTCCCAGTCAATGACTTCCACTTCGACCTCCAAGGTTGCGACGTCACCATGA